A genomic stretch from Aedes albopictus strain Foshan chromosome 2, AalbF5, whole genome shotgun sequence includes:
- the LOC109398260 gene encoding 26S proteasome non-ATPase regulatory subunit 14: protein MDRLLRLGGAMPGLTQAPPPTDAPVVDTAEQVYISSLALLKMLKHGRAGVPMEVMGLMLGEFVDDYTVQVIDVFAMPQTGTGVSVEAVDPVFQAKMLDMLKQTGRPEMVVGWYHSHPGFGCWLSGVDINTQQSFEALSERAVAVVVDPIQSVKGKVVIDAFRLINPNMLVLGQEPRQTTSNLGHLQKPSVQALIHGLNRHYYSISINYRKNELEQKMLLNLHKKSWMDGLTLANYQEHCSINESTISEMLELAKNYNKALEDEEKMTPEQLAIKNVGKQDPKRHLEEKVDTLMSNNIVQCLGAMLDTIVFK, encoded by the exons ATGGATCGCCTTCTTCGACTTGGTGGCGCTATGCCCGGACTGACGCAAGCTCCACCCCCGACGGATGCTCCGGTTGTGGACACGGCCGAGCAAGTCTACATATCGTCGTTGGCCTTGCTGAAGATGCTAAAACACGGTCGAGCTGGTGTACCCATGGAGGTTATGGGACTTATGCTGG GAGAGTTCGTGGATGACTACACGGTTCAGGTCATTGACGTGTTTGCTATGCCACAGACCGGAACGGGTGTGTCTGTCGAAGCCGTCGATCCGGTGTTCCAGGCGAAGATGCTGGATATGTTGAAGCAAACCGGCCGACCGGAAATGGTAGTAGGATGGTATCACTCCCATCCTGGGTTTGGTTGCTGGCTTTCCGGAGTGGATATCAACACCCAGCAGTCGTTCGAAGCTCTGTCCGAACGTGCAGTAGCCGTTGTAGTAGATCCTATCCAATCGGTCAAAGGAAAAGTGGTCATCGATGCATTCCGGTTGATCAATCCCAATATGTTGGTTCTTGGTCAGGAACCAAGACAGACCACTTCCAATTTGGGACACTTACAGAAGCCTTCGGTGCAGGCCCTCATTCATGGACTGAATCGTCACTACTATTCAATCAGCATTAACTATAGGAAGAACGAACTGGAGCAGAAAATGCTGCTGAATCTGCACAAAAAGTCCTGGATGGATGGTTTGACTTTGGCCAACTATCAGGAGCATTGCAGCATCAACGAGAGCACTATCAGTGAAATGTTGGAGTTAGCTAAGAACTACAACAAG GCACTGGAAGACGAAGAAAAAATGACACCCGAGCAGTTGGCAATCAAGAACGTGGGCAAGCAGGATCCCAAGAGACATCTGGAGGAGAAGGTCGACACCCTGATGTCGAACAACATCGTGCAGTGCTTGGGGGCGATGCTGGACACGATCGTCTTTAAGTAA